Proteins encoded within one genomic window of Flavobacterium sp. NG2:
- a CDS encoding membrane metalloprotease yields the protein MKKGFVVLITALTLFVSCSKNDASTDKLVGGNPVSNNQKATGRSAFDLLSDNQFKSMVIELVYVEGYEPNATTITNFVAFLNERIHKPDGIRVVKRAMASPGKTTFSNQEIIAIEEENRTLYNSATEIAVWAFFVDGESVSSTESSVVLGTAYRNTSFVIYEKTVQKLSGGPFKPSRTLLETAVVEHEFGHILGLTNLGTNLQSNHEDTEHAKHCNVKSCLMYWETVSGSGLISGGTVPKLDAQCLADLKANGGK from the coding sequence ATGAAAAAAGGATTTGTAGTACTGATTACGGCTCTAACTTTGTTTGTATCATGCTCTAAAAATGATGCTTCCACTGATAAGCTTGTAGGAGGAAACCCAGTAAGTAATAATCAAAAAGCTACTGGACGTTCAGCGTTTGATTTATTATCTGATAACCAATTTAAAAGTATGGTTATTGAGTTGGTTTACGTTGAGGGGTATGAACCTAATGCTACTACAATTACTAATTTTGTTGCTTTTTTGAATGAACGCATACACAAACCTGATGGTATTAGAGTGGTAAAGAGAGCCATGGCTTCTCCAGGGAAAACAACTTTTTCGAATCAAGAAATTATCGCTATCGAAGAAGAAAACAGAACACTTTATAATTCTGCAACCGAGATTGCCGTTTGGGCATTTTTTGTAGACGGTGAGTCTGTTAGTAGTACGGAAAGCTCAGTTGTTTTAGGAACCGCTTATCGTAATACATCCTTTGTTATTTACGAAAAAACAGTTCAAAAACTATCTGGAGGCCCTTTTAAGCCTAGTCGAACTTTACTAGAAACAGCTGTTGTTGAACATGAATTTGGCCATATTTTGGGTTTAACCAATTTAGGGACTAATTTGCAAAGCAACCATGAAGATACAGAGCATGCTAAGCATTGTAATGTAAAAAGCTGTTTGATGTATTGGGAAACAGTGTCAGGTTCGGGGTTGATTTCAGGAGGAACTGTTCCTAAATTAGATGCACAATGCTTGGCTGATTTGAAAGCCAATGGAGGAAAATAA
- a CDS encoding LysR family transcriptional regulator, whose product MNYTLNQLQIFLQIVKTQSVTKASEELHLTQPAVSIQLRNFQDQFDVPLTEVIGRKIYITDFGYEIAEAAEKIINQVQEINYKTMAYKGQLSGKLKISIVSTGKYVMPYFLSDFMKEHSGIELQMDVTNKTKVLDSLKNNEVDFALVSIVPTTIAIEKFDLLQNKLYLVGNTETKFQEEKAPKRIFENLPLIFRENGSGTRQTMERYIEKNNISIFKKMELTSNEAVKQALLAGLGYSIMPLIGIKNELHTHELQIIPVKGLPIKTNWSLIWLKDKKHSPIAKAILEHIKNEKAKIVHDKFSWYEQY is encoded by the coding sequence ATGAATTATACTCTAAATCAGCTTCAGATATTTTTACAAATCGTAAAAACTCAAAGTGTCACTAAGGCTTCTGAAGAATTACATTTGACCCAGCCTGCTGTTTCAATACAGCTCAGAAATTTTCAGGACCAATTTGATGTTCCTTTGACAGAAGTTATTGGGAGAAAAATTTATATTACTGATTTTGGTTATGAAATAGCCGAAGCAGCCGAAAAAATCATCAATCAGGTTCAGGAAATCAATTATAAAACGATGGCCTATAAAGGGCAGCTATCTGGTAAACTGAAAATATCAATTGTTTCAACAGGGAAATATGTTATGCCATACTTTTTGTCTGATTTCATGAAAGAACATTCAGGAATCGAATTGCAAATGGATGTAACTAATAAAACTAAGGTATTAGATAGTTTGAAAAATAATGAAGTTGATTTTGCTCTAGTCTCTATCGTTCCTACAACAATTGCTATAGAGAAATTTGATTTACTGCAAAACAAACTCTATTTAGTTGGGAATACAGAAACGAAATTCCAAGAAGAAAAAGCTCCTAAACGGATATTTGAAAATTTACCACTCATTTTTAGGGAAAATGGTTCTGGAACAAGGCAAACGATGGAGCGATATATTGAGAAGAACAATATTTCTATCTTTAAAAAAATGGAACTTACCTCAAATGAAGCAGTAAAACAAGCCCTTTTGGCTGGATTAGGTTATTCAATTATGCCTTTAATTGGTATAAAAAATGAACTTCATACTCATGAATTACAAATCATTCCGGTAAAAGGATTGCCCATTAAAACCAATTGGAGTTTGATTTGGTTAAAAGACAAAAAACATTCACCTATTGCCAAAGCCATTTTAGAGCATATCAAAAATGAAAAAGCTAAAATTGTTCATGATAAATTTAGTTGGTACGAACAATATTAG
- a CDS encoding 16S rRNA (uracil(1498)-N(3))-methyltransferase, producing MQLFYNTDLNETTENFSFDKVESKHIIKVLRKKDGDILYVTNGLGYLFETKITLASDNKCTVEILSFSKKEPSKFHLHLAVAPTKMNDRYEWFLEKATEIGIQEITPIICDRSERKVVNMERFEKIILSALKQSNELYLPKLNPAISFKEFVAQEHTGLQLIAHCEETDKKTLKLVLEPNQDVTLLIGPEGDFSEKEINLALENKFQPVSLGNTRLRTETAAIVACHSIVFFNEN from the coding sequence ATGCAATTATTCTACAATACAGACCTAAACGAAACTACAGAAAACTTCTCTTTTGACAAAGTAGAAAGCAAACATATTATTAAAGTTTTACGTAAAAAAGATGGAGACATCTTATACGTAACCAATGGATTAGGCTATTTATTTGAAACAAAAATAACGTTAGCATCAGACAATAAATGTACGGTTGAAATTTTATCTTTTAGCAAAAAAGAACCTTCTAAATTTCATTTACATTTAGCTGTTGCTCCTACCAAAATGAATGATCGTTACGAATGGTTTTTGGAAAAAGCGACCGAAATTGGTATCCAAGAAATCACCCCTATTATCTGTGATCGTTCCGAAAGGAAGGTGGTAAATATGGAACGATTTGAGAAAATTATTTTATCCGCTTTAAAGCAATCTAACGAATTGTATTTGCCAAAATTGAATCCAGCTATTTCTTTTAAAGAATTTGTCGCACAAGAACACACAGGACTGCAACTGATAGCTCATTGCGAAGAAACAGACAAGAAAACATTAAAATTAGTTTTAGAACCCAATCAAGATGTTACATTATTAATAGGACCAGAAGGTGATTTTTCTGAAAAAGAAATCAATTTGGCTTTAGAAAATAAATTCCAACCTGTATCTCTAGGGAATACAAGATTAAGAACTGAAACTGCTGCTATTGTAGCTTGTCATAGTATTGTTTTTTTTAATGAAAATTAA
- a CDS encoding M15 family metallopeptidase: MSCNLKFSIIIIFSVLFTSCNSTLAVAVDNLNPLPQETDTTFVKLKDYSPDFVYDMKYATADNFLKAKVYDCPECFLRLKTVKALVLANQEFIKKGYRIKLFDCYRPLDIQKKMWAIVPNPEYVANPAKGSIHNRGGAVDITLVDKNGTELDMGTTFDHFGVEASHNYEKVSDEVKQNRNLLKSIMTERYFISFDSEWWHYNLKSALNDKLSNAKWDCLEQ; the protein is encoded by the coding sequence ATGAGTTGCAATTTAAAATTTAGTATAATCATCATTTTTTCAGTTTTGTTTACTTCCTGTAATTCTACTTTAGCCGTTGCTGTGGATAATCTAAATCCACTACCACAAGAGACAGATACTACTTTTGTAAAACTGAAAGACTACAGTCCAGATTTTGTATATGACATGAAATATGCTACGGCAGATAATTTCTTAAAAGCAAAAGTATATGATTGTCCAGAATGTTTTTTGAGGCTAAAAACAGTCAAAGCATTGGTTTTAGCAAACCAAGAATTTATTAAAAAAGGCTATCGTATTAAGCTTTTTGATTGTTATCGCCCTTTGGATATCCAGAAAAAAATGTGGGCTATAGTTCCTAATCCAGAATACGTGGCTAATCCTGCCAAAGGCTCCATTCATAATAGAGGAGGAGCGGTTGATATTACCTTAGTGGATAAAAACGGAACCGAATTAGATATGGGGACAACTTTTGACCATTTCGGCGTCGAGGCTAGTCATAATTATGAAAAAGTTTCGGATGAAGTTAAACAGAATCGAAATTTACTTAAAAGTATAATGACAGAACGTTACTTCATTTCATTCGATTCAGAATGGTGGCACTACAATTTAAAATCAGCGCTAAACGATAAGTTATCTAATGCTAAATGGGATTGTTTAGAGCAATGA
- a CDS encoding THUMP-like domain-containing protein, with protein sequence MNNPILESKIQDFINQNIGTSLAQLALQKNPFPEVEWIDILKQIEAKTKSKDKLPHWFKTNNIIYPTKVSIEQTSSEKTAKYKSSLISGDSLIDLTGGFGIDDFYFAKRIKNVAHCEINSELSSIVKHNLAQLSIDNIDCYEGDSKETLEKLNQKWDWIYIDPSRRNDAKGKVFMLQDCLPNVPENLDYYFNYSDKLLIKTAPLLDLSSGLSELKNVKTIHIIALENDVKELLWEIHKEYQGETTIKTVNLTKEKEESFSFEMNQNERLPNYGLPQKYLYEPNSAIMKSGGFDEVGIQFNLDKLHKHSHLYTSTTLIDFPGRIFEIENYIPYAKSEMKKVLEKGKANITTRNFPETVENIRKKWKIKDGGNRYCFFTTIENNDKIVLICNKIQ encoded by the coding sequence TTGAATAATCCTATTTTAGAATCTAAAATTCAAGATTTTATAAACCAAAACATTGGTACTTCGCTTGCGCAATTAGCACTTCAAAAAAATCCTTTTCCGGAAGTAGAATGGATTGATATTTTGAAACAGATTGAAGCAAAAACCAAATCAAAGGATAAGTTACCACATTGGTTTAAAACCAATAACATTATTTATCCTACTAAGGTTTCTATTGAACAAACATCTTCTGAAAAAACAGCTAAATATAAGTCTAGCCTTATTTCTGGTGATAGTTTAATTGATCTTACAGGTGGTTTTGGAATTGACGATTTTTATTTTGCTAAAAGAATAAAAAATGTAGCCCATTGCGAAATCAATTCGGAACTTTCATCAATTGTCAAACACAATTTAGCGCAATTAAGCATTGATAATATTGACTGTTATGAGGGCGACAGCAAAGAAACCTTGGAAAAACTAAATCAAAAATGGGATTGGATATACATCGATCCTTCCAGACGAAATGATGCCAAAGGCAAAGTTTTTATGCTTCAAGATTGCTTACCTAATGTTCCAGAAAATCTAGATTATTATTTTAATTATTCAGACAAGCTACTTATTAAAACGGCGCCATTATTAGACCTTAGTTCTGGCTTATCTGAATTAAAAAATGTAAAAACCATCCATATTATCGCTCTTGAAAATGATGTAAAAGAATTACTGTGGGAAATTCACAAAGAATATCAAGGAGAAACCACTATTAAAACCGTCAATCTTACTAAAGAAAAAGAAGAATCCTTTAGTTTTGAAATGAATCAAAATGAAAGATTACCAAACTACGGATTGCCACAAAAGTACCTGTACGAACCCAACAGCGCCATTATGAAATCAGGTGGTTTTGATGAAGTAGGAATACAATTTAACTTAGATAAACTACACAAACACTCCCATTTATACACTTCAACAACTCTAATTGATTTTCCTGGACGCATTTTCGAAATTGAAAATTATATTCCCTATGCAAAATCAGAGATGAAAAAGGTACTTGAAAAAGGAAAAGCCAATATTACCACTCGGAATTTTCCAGAAACCGTAGAAAACATCCGTAAGAAATGGAAAATAAAAGATGGAGGAAACCGCTATTGTTTTTTTACAACCATTGAAAATAATGACAAAATAGTTTTAATTTGCAACAAAATACAATAA
- a CDS encoding DUF4159 domain-containing protein, with protein sequence MKKIWFVFLFISLTSYSQELALLKYNGGGDWYANPTSLPNLIQFCNANIQTTLKTKPATVEPGSPNLFSYPFIHLTGHGNVVFNNSEVKNLQNYLNSGGFLHIDDNYGLDQYIRKEIKKLFPNINLVEIPSSHPIFQKPYSFPNGLPKIHEHDGKRPQAFGIFVKNRLVLLYTYESDLGDGWENAEVNNDPLPIREKALKMGANIIYYIFNN encoded by the coding sequence ATGAAAAAAATCTGGTTTGTTTTTCTATTTATATCACTAACATCTTATTCACAAGAACTAGCATTATTAAAGTATAACGGTGGTGGCGATTGGTATGCAAACCCTACATCATTACCTAATTTAATTCAGTTTTGTAATGCTAATATCCAAACAACCTTAAAAACAAAACCAGCAACTGTTGAACCTGGAAGTCCTAATCTTTTCTCCTATCCTTTTATTCATTTGACAGGACACGGAAATGTAGTTTTCAATAATTCGGAAGTAAAAAACCTTCAAAATTACCTTAATTCGGGTGGTTTTTTACACATTGATGACAACTATGGACTAGATCAATACATTCGAAAAGAAATCAAAAAACTATTTCCGAATATTAATCTTGTTGAAATTCCAAGTAGTCATCCTATTTTTCAAAAACCGTATTCTTTTCCCAACGGATTACCTAAAATTCATGAGCATGACGGAAAACGTCCACAAGCCTTTGGTATATTTGTCAAAAATAGATTGGTTTTACTTTATACATACGAGTCTGACTTAGGTGATGGCTGGGAAAATGCCGAGGTTAACAATGATCCATTACCTATTAGAGAAAAGGCATTAAAAATGGGAGCAAATATCATTTACTATATTTTCAATAATTAA
- a CDS encoding AI-2E family transporter translates to MITSKIIANGILKAIGFLLLSSISLYFLYQIKTVILYIAISLILCLIANPFVRFMNKKLRFGKTLATIITLLFFMGLLVGFVFLFVPLIISQAENLSLLDTNLLQNQFIILEKNIENYFNVNHIDLQEILKQSNLSSLVDYNFFTDFINTIMNLIAGFGMGIASVFFITFFFLKDQLLFKEKAKMILPDENEDKILNSIEKINQLLTRYFIGLLIQLTVVFILYYIVLLIFNSSNAFVIAFLCALLNIIPYIGPIIGTILAAILTLIGGIGTDFRTEMLPTTIYVVIGFLIVQVIDNNVNQPIIFSKSVNSHPLEIFLVILISGITFGVFGMVIAIPIYTILKVVAKEFFPNNKIVAVLTENI, encoded by the coding sequence ATGATTACATCTAAAATAATTGCTAACGGAATTCTTAAAGCTATAGGTTTCCTATTATTATCAAGTATTTCGCTCTATTTTTTATATCAAATCAAAACCGTGATTTTGTACATAGCCATTTCACTTATTCTTTGTTTGATTGCAAATCCTTTTGTTCGATTTATGAATAAAAAACTAAGGTTTGGAAAAACATTAGCAACCATTATTACCCTTTTATTTTTCATGGGATTACTTGTAGGCTTTGTTTTTCTATTTGTACCCTTGATAATTTCTCAAGCCGAAAATTTATCTTTATTAGACACCAATTTACTTCAAAATCAATTTATTATTCTCGAAAAAAATATTGAGAATTATTTTAATGTCAACCATATTGACTTACAAGAAATCCTGAAACAGTCCAATTTATCTTCATTAGTTGATTACAACTTTTTTACGGATTTTATTAATACCATTATGAATTTGATAGCCGGTTTTGGTATGGGGATAGCCTCGGTCTTTTTTATTACTTTTTTCTTCTTAAAAGACCAATTACTATTTAAAGAAAAAGCCAAAATGATTCTTCCAGATGAAAATGAGGATAAAATTTTAAACTCTATTGAGAAAATTAACCAATTGCTAACCCGTTATTTTATAGGCTTATTGATTCAGCTTACGGTAGTTTTTATCCTTTACTATATCGTGCTATTAATTTTCAATTCTAGTAATGCTTTTGTGATTGCTTTTTTATGTGCTTTACTGAATATCATACCATATATAGGCCCTATTATTGGAACTATATTAGCAGCTATATTGACATTAATAGGCGGAATTGGAACTGATTTTAGAACAGAAATGCTACCAACAACCATTTATGTAGTTATTGGTTTTTTGATTGTTCAAGTCATCGACAACAACGTCAACCAACCTATTATTTTTTCGAAAAGTGTCAATTCACATCCATTAGAAATCTTTTTAGTCATACTAATAAGCGGAATCACTTTTGGTGTTTTTGGAATGGTAATAGCAATTCCTATTTATACTATTTTGAAAGTTGTCGCTAAAGAGTTTTTCCCAAACAATAAAATAGTCGCTGTTTTAACTGAAAATATTTAG
- a CDS encoding FecR family protein: MENDKKILKWLNGELSSQEIEELKKSPDFKTFEKIAHYSSHLQTPTVDAKEALAAFQARDKNKKSKVIPLNLTRWFQVAAALFIVLTSAYFLWNNSPTTFETQIAQTQTFQLPDDSEVILNAASKISFKKNDWDEKRDLELEGEAYFLVQKGKTFSVKTVDGIVKVLGTHFNVKQRDNYFEVRCYEGLVSVTHNNETVKLPPRKTFRLINNQIENVADFEANAPSWLQKESSFDRIPLIQVINELERQYGLKINTKDINTDSLFTGTFTHTNEKTALDAITIPLQIRYKIEGKTVIFYKNAN, from the coding sequence ATGGAAAATGATAAAAAAATACTAAAATGGCTTAATGGCGAACTTTCGAGCCAAGAAATCGAGGAGTTAAAAAAATCCCCCGATTTTAAAACATTCGAAAAAATAGCCCATTACAGTTCCCATCTACAAACACCAACAGTAGATGCTAAGGAAGCTTTGGCCGCATTTCAAGCTCGTGATAAAAACAAGAAATCTAAAGTGATTCCTCTGAACCTTACAAGATGGTTTCAAGTGGCAGCAGCACTTTTTATCGTTTTGACATCGGCATATTTCTTATGGAATAATAGTCCAACTACCTTTGAAACACAAATAGCACAAACACAAACCTTTCAGTTACCAGATGACTCTGAAGTGATTTTGAACGCTGCTTCTAAAATTAGTTTTAAGAAAAACGATTGGGACGAAAAACGCGATTTGGAGTTAGAAGGTGAAGCTTATTTTTTGGTACAAAAAGGAAAGACTTTTAGTGTCAAAACCGTTGACGGAATCGTAAAAGTTTTAGGGACGCATTTCAATGTAAAACAACGCGACAACTATTTTGAAGTTCGTTGTTACGAGGGTTTAGTAAGTGTGACTCATAATAATGAAACCGTAAAATTACCTCCTAGAAAAACATTTAGATTAATTAATAATCAAATTGAAAACGTAGCCGATTTTGAAGCTAACGCTCCATCTTGGCTACAAAAAGAATCTAGTTTTGATCGCATTCCGTTAATTCAAGTAATTAATGAATTAGAGAGACAATATGGTCTTAAAATCAATACAAAAGACATTAATACGGATTCACTATTTACAGGAACTTTTACACATACAAACGAAAAAACCGCATTAGACGCTATCACAATTCCATTACAAATACGTTATAAAATAGAAGGTAAAACCGTTATATTTTACAAAAATGCAAACTAA
- a CDS encoding RNA polymerase sigma-70 factor — protein MNEEKISLCEEQHFNDFYIKNVQSATNFAYYKCGDSDAALDLVQDAFTKIWENCAQIDFNKVKTYLLTTVNNLFLNTIKHKKVVFQYEKEVPNLDITNQNPEYLLEEEEFKLKLQNAIASLSESQREVFLMNRIEGKKYREIAELLDISQKAVEKRMSAALKILKSQVDNI, from the coding sequence ATGAACGAAGAAAAAATAAGTCTTTGTGAAGAACAACATTTTAATGACTTTTATATCAAAAATGTCCAATCTGCAACCAATTTTGCTTACTATAAATGTGGTGATAGTGATGCAGCATTGGATTTGGTACAAGATGCCTTTACAAAAATCTGGGAAAACTGCGCTCAAATTGATTTTAATAAAGTCAAGACTTACTTATTAACGACTGTCAATAATTTATTCTTGAATACCATCAAGCATAAAAAGGTAGTTTTTCAATATGAAAAAGAAGTTCCTAATTTAGACATCACCAATCAAAATCCTGAATACTTATTAGAAGAAGAAGAATTCAAACTAAAACTTCAAAATGCTATTGCTTCCTTAAGTGAATCACAACGCGAAGTTTTCTTGATGAATCGAATTGAAGGAAAAAAATACCGTGAAATAGCGGAACTACTTGATATTTCACAAAAAGCCGTCGAAAAAAGAATGTCAGCAGCATTAAAAATCCTGAAATCACAAGTCGATAACATCTAA
- the tsaD gene encoding tRNA (adenosine(37)-N6)-threonylcarbamoyltransferase complex transferase subunit TsaD, whose translation MQNSEVFILAIESSCDDTAAAVLYNDKVLSNVVANQLIHTQYGGVVPELASRAHQQNIVPVIDAALKKANIKKEQLSAIAFTQGPGLMGSLLVGGSFAKSMAVALNIPLISVNHMHAHILAHFIDEEGFDKPEFPFLALTISGGHTQIVKVDGFFDMTIIGETTDDAVGEAFDKTAKILGLPYPGGPLVDKYAQLGNPKAIPFTKPKVPGLDFSFSGLKTAILYFIQKKKVENPEFIEENINDICASVQYTIIQILMDKLKLAVKETGINQIAIGGGVSANSGIRKTLKEAEQKYGWKTFVPKFEYTTDNAAMIGIVGYQKFLSQKFETATVVSKARIQF comes from the coding sequence ATGCAAAATTCCGAAGTTTTTATTCTTGCCATCGAAAGTTCATGTGATGATACTGCTGCCGCTGTTTTATATAACGACAAAGTATTATCAAATGTTGTTGCAAATCAACTTATCCATACACAATATGGAGGAGTGGTTCCTGAACTAGCTTCGAGAGCACACCAACAAAACATTGTTCCTGTGATTGATGCTGCTTTGAAAAAAGCAAATATTAAAAAAGAACAACTCAGTGCCATTGCTTTTACCCAAGGTCCTGGATTGATGGGCTCACTTTTAGTAGGTGGTTCGTTTGCTAAATCTATGGCAGTAGCCTTGAATATTCCATTAATTTCTGTCAATCATATGCATGCTCATATATTGGCACATTTCATTGATGAAGAAGGATTTGACAAACCTGAATTTCCATTTTTAGCATTAACAATTAGTGGTGGTCATACTCAAATTGTAAAAGTGGATGGATTTTTTGATATGACTATTATCGGAGAAACCACAGATGATGCAGTAGGAGAAGCATTTGATAAAACTGCTAAAATACTTGGACTGCCTTATCCTGGAGGACCTTTAGTCGATAAATACGCACAATTAGGAAATCCAAAAGCTATTCCGTTCACAAAACCCAAAGTTCCCGGTTTAGACTTTAGTTTTTCAGGACTTAAAACGGCTATTTTATATTTTATTCAAAAAAAGAAAGTTGAAAATCCAGAATTTATTGAGGAAAACATCAATGATATTTGCGCGTCAGTTCAATACACTATTATCCAAATTTTGATGGACAAATTAAAATTAGCAGTCAAAGAAACAGGCATCAATCAAATTGCGATTGGCGGTGGAGTTTCTGCTAATTCTGGCATTCGGAAAACACTAAAAGAAGCTGAACAAAAGTACGGTTGGAAAACTTTTGTTCCCAAATTTGAATACACAACGGATAATGCTGCAATGATTGGTATTGTAGGATATCAAAAATTTTTATCTCAAAAATTTGAAACTGCTACAGTAGTTTCTAAAGCACGAATACAATTTTAA
- a CDS encoding sodium-dependent bicarbonate transport family permease, whose amino-acid sequence MNFNLLTENLTNPALLFFVLGIVAACLKSDLEIPQNSSKFISLYLLFAIGFKGGQELSHETFSNEIAWSILFGIAISVIIPLYTYFILRKKLNVFDSGAIAASYGSVSAVTFVTAVSYLESQNLILHGHMVAIMALMESPAIIIGLVLITIFNKKETNAVKKRTVIKHSLTNGSVLLILGSLVIGFLASAQQAEGIKPFTNDLFKGFLAIFLLDMGITSGKKLKAFFSFGWFPFLFAIIIPLVNGCMFAVLSSMVTTDIANRFIFAILAASASYIAVPAAMKITVPKANPGLFLPMALAVTFPINITIGMPIYFLIIQNF is encoded by the coding sequence ATGAACTTTAATTTACTGACAGAAAATTTAACAAATCCAGCTTTACTTTTTTTTGTATTAGGAATAGTAGCAGCCTGTTTAAAAAGTGATCTAGAAATACCACAAAATTCCTCTAAATTTATTTCATTATATCTTCTATTTGCAATTGGTTTCAAAGGAGGTCAAGAATTATCACACGAAACTTTCAGTAACGAAATAGCATGGTCAATCTTATTCGGTATTGCCATTTCAGTAATCATTCCTCTATACACCTATTTTATCTTAAGAAAAAAACTAAATGTGTTTGACTCTGGTGCAATCGCAGCTTCCTATGGCTCCGTAAGTGCAGTGACCTTTGTAACTGCTGTTTCTTATCTCGAATCACAAAATTTGATTTTACACGGGCATATGGTAGCTATCATGGCTTTGATGGAGTCTCCTGCCATAATCATTGGATTAGTACTTATCACTATTTTTAATAAAAAAGAGACCAACGCCGTAAAAAAACGTACTGTTATCAAGCATTCTTTAACCAATGGTAGTGTACTGCTAATACTCGGTAGTTTAGTGATTGGTTTTCTAGCTAGTGCGCAACAAGCAGAAGGAATCAAGCCTTTTACCAATGACCTTTTTAAAGGATTCCTTGCAATTTTCTTACTAGACATGGGAATTACAAGTGGTAAAAAATTAAAAGCATTCTTCTCTTTTGGTTGGTTTCCCTTCTTGTTTGCCATCATCATTCCATTAGTAAACGGTTGTATGTTTGCAGTGCTAAGTTCGATGGTAACAACTGATATTGCAAATCGATTTATCTTTGCCATATTAGCAGCTAGTGCTTCCTATATTGCGGTACCTGCAGCAATGAAAATTACTGTTCCAAAAGCAAATCCTGGATTATTCTTACCAATGGCACTTGCGGTAACATTCCCAATAAACATCACTATCGGAATGCCTATCTATTTCCTTATCATACAAAACTTTTAA
- a CDS encoding porin family protein, giving the protein MKTKFFLLAVCFAHFTALFAQETSNEKSNVGIKGGYNLAAVNFDGDGETDQRHGFHIGLYGESFVSDNFAIQPEIMFSQQGYVINNGNEKFTQKLNYINIPLMFKAYPADNFFLEVGPQVGLAVTHKEEYSNGFLSSNNEYDPKKFDWGMNFGTGIKSNSGLSIGVRYHLGLGDLYEQSKAFNRVWQFSLGIDF; this is encoded by the coding sequence ATGAAAACGAAATTTTTTTTACTAGCAGTTTGCTTCGCTCATTTTACAGCCCTTTTTGCCCAAGAGACTTCAAATGAAAAATCCAATGTTGGTATTAAAGGAGGATATAATCTAGCCGCAGTCAATTTTGATGGCGATGGAGAAACGGATCAAAGACATGGATTTCACATTGGTTTATATGGGGAGTCATTTGTAAGTGATAATTTTGCTATCCAACCAGAGATTATGTTTTCACAACAAGGATATGTGATTAATAATGGTAATGAAAAATTTACTCAAAAATTAAATTATATAAACATTCCATTAATGTTTAAAGCTTATCCAGCTGATAATTTTTTCCTAGAAGTTGGTCCTCAAGTAGGATTAGCAGTTACCCATAAAGAAGAATACAGTAATGGTTTTTTGAGTAGTAATAATGAGTATGATCCTAAAAAATTCGATTGGGGAATGAATTTTGGTACGGGTATAAAATCAAATTCAGGATTAAGTATAGGTGTTCGTTACCACTTAGGATTGGGAGATTTGTACGAACAAAGTAAAGCATTCAATAGAGTATGGCAGTTTTCTTTGGGGATTGATTTTTAA